In a single window of the Pedococcus dokdonensis genome:
- a CDS encoding FAD-dependent oxidoreductase → MADPAIILVSEHHADTLLDEFRSRYDRDYDLRTARSCAEAESVAKQVAEAGDHVALFVTDSRLPDVESVHLAFHRWRLVVPTARRVVAAHWDYFLADGPGLRAGMAKGKYDAYLLMPRGRRDEEFHNAITDLLSDWTSTVPQPEVVSAKVISPTHDALTMAIRDFLDRMGMQNRLWHPDTPELQGYLAGIREELGVEELRWPVVTAANRPPIQATSVRDVAIAVNGAPRSFEIDEVVDLAIVGAGPAGLAAAVYGASEGLSVLVLEAEAVGGQAGTSSMIRNYLGFPRGISGMRLAQRARNQALRFGTEFQTGWEVTGLEAGDELTPHLLHTDGGDVRARTVLVSSGVAYRKLGVPSIEALVGAGVNYGAAMTAAREMEGNEVVVVGGGNSAGQAALHLARFASKVSIVVRRQGLEETMSRYLIDEISYNERITVRPCTRVVDGGGEGQLEWVTLEDTTSGARTTEPARGLFLLLGAEPRCDWLPPQLARDKHSFILTGRDVPRDKWVDGSPPANLATTVPGIFAAGDIRAGSMKRVAAASGEGASVVPLVHAYLAPAPEDEVVPAPVS, encoded by the coding sequence ATGGCGGACCCCGCAATCATCCTGGTGTCTGAGCACCACGCCGACACCCTGCTCGACGAGTTCCGGAGCCGGTACGACCGCGACTACGACCTGCGCACCGCCCGGTCGTGCGCCGAGGCCGAGTCGGTGGCCAAGCAGGTGGCCGAGGCAGGTGACCACGTCGCGCTCTTCGTCACGGACTCCCGGCTCCCCGACGTCGAGAGCGTGCACCTGGCGTTCCACCGCTGGAGGCTCGTCGTGCCGACGGCCCGACGCGTGGTCGCCGCCCACTGGGACTACTTCCTCGCCGACGGCCCGGGGCTGCGGGCGGGCATGGCGAAGGGGAAGTACGACGCCTACCTGCTGATGCCGCGCGGAAGGCGTGACGAGGAGTTCCACAACGCGATCACCGACCTGCTGTCCGACTGGACGTCGACAGTGCCGCAGCCCGAGGTGGTCAGCGCCAAGGTCATCTCCCCCACGCACGACGCCCTGACCATGGCGATCCGCGACTTCCTCGACCGGATGGGCATGCAGAACCGGCTCTGGCACCCCGACACCCCCGAGCTCCAGGGCTACCTCGCCGGGATCCGGGAGGAGCTCGGCGTCGAGGAGCTCCGGTGGCCGGTCGTCACGGCGGCCAACCGCCCGCCGATCCAGGCGACCAGCGTCCGTGACGTCGCGATCGCGGTCAATGGCGCACCCCGCAGCTTCGAGATCGACGAGGTCGTCGACCTGGCCATCGTCGGCGCCGGACCCGCGGGCCTCGCAGCGGCGGTCTACGGAGCGTCCGAGGGGCTGTCCGTGCTGGTCCTCGAGGCCGAGGCGGTCGGCGGGCAGGCTGGCACCAGCTCGATGATCCGCAACTACCTCGGCTTCCCGCGCGGCATCTCCGGCATGCGCCTGGCCCAGCGGGCCCGCAACCAGGCCCTGCGCTTCGGCACCGAGTTCCAGACCGGCTGGGAGGTCACCGGGCTCGAGGCCGGGGACGAGCTGACACCGCACCTGCTGCACACCGACGGTGGCGACGTGCGGGCCCGGACGGTCCTGGTCTCCAGCGGCGTCGCCTACCGCAAGCTCGGCGTGCCCTCGATCGAGGCGCTCGTCGGCGCGGGGGTCAACTACGGCGCCGCGATGACCGCAGCCCGTGAGATGGAGGGCAACGAAGTCGTCGTCGTCGGCGGCGGGAACTCCGCCGGCCAGGCCGCCCTGCACCTCGCCCGCTTCGCCAGCAAGGTCTCCATCGTCGTGCGCCGACAGGGACTCGAGGAGACGATGTCGCGCTACCTCATCGACGAGATCTCCTACAACGAGCGGATCACCGTGCGCCCGTGCACCCGCGTCGTCGACGGAGGCGGCGAGGGGCAGCTCGAGTGGGTGACCCTGGAGGACACCACCAGCGGCGCGCGCACCACCGAACCGGCCCGGGGGCTGTTCCTGCTGCTGGGTGCCGAGCCACGGTGCGACTGGCTGCCTCCGCAGCTCGCCCGCGACAAGCACAGCTTCATCCTGACCGGGCGCGACGTCCCCCGGGACAAGTGGGTCGACGGCTCTCCGCCTGCGAACCTGGCGACGACGGTGCCGGGCATCTTCGCTGCCGGGGACATCAGGGCGGGGTCGATGAAGCGGGTCGCGGCGGCCAGCGGAGAGGGTGCGTCCGTCGTCCCGCTGGTGCACGCCTACCTCGCGCCCGCTCCCGAGGACGAGGTGGTGCCCGCGCCGGTCTCCTGA